One genomic segment of Gorilla gorilla gorilla isolate KB3781 chromosome 23, NHGRI_mGorGor1-v2.1_pri, whole genome shotgun sequence includes these proteins:
- the LOC101136153 gene encoding carboxylesterase 5A-like isoform X1, producing MGPDLGARRALIRQWGRIHAPGPSPPAPWCSSRHRPRCLSLPVLLWFPGGAFETGSASIFDGSSLAAYEDMLVVIVQYRLGIFGFFTTWDQHAPGNWAFKDQVAALSWVQKNIEFFGGDPSSVTIFGESVGAISVSSLMLSPMAEGLFHKAIMESGVAIILYLKAHDYEKSEDKTKAFTQVVDGAFFPNEPLDLLSEKAFKAIPSIIGVNNPKCGFPLPMKEAPEILSGSNKSLALCLIQNILHILPNCLHLVASEYFHDKRSLTEIRDSLLDLLRDVFFVIPKLITARYHRGESLSTPLQDHSPARLMAKEIHVVY from the exons ATGGGACCGGATTTGGGTGCCCGAAGAGCACTCATCCGACAGTGGGGCCGGATTCACGCCCCGGGCCCGTCCCCTCCTGCTCCCTGGTGCTCCTCACGCCATCGGCCCCGCTGCCTCTCACTGCCC GTTTTGCTGTGGTTTCCAGGCGGTGCCTTCGAGACTGGCTCAGCCTCCATCTTCGATGGGTCCTCCCTGGCTGCCTATGAGGACATGCTGGTTGTGATCGTCCAGTACCGGCTGGGAATATTTGGCTTCTTCAC CACATGGGATCAGCATGCTCCCGGGAACTGGGCCTTCAAGGACCAGGTGGCTGCTCTATCCTGGGTCCAGAAGAACATCGAGTTCTTCGGTGGGGACCCCAGCTCTGTGACCATCTTTGGCGAGTCCGTGGGAGCCATAAGTGTTTCCAGCCTT ATGCTGTCTCCCATGGCCGAAGGCTTATTCCACAAAGCCATCATGGAGAGTGGGGTGGCCATCATCCTTTACCTGAAGGCCCATGATTATGAGAAGAGTGAGGAC AAAACAAAGGCTTTCACTCAAGTGGTTGATGGTGCTTTCTTTCCTAATGAGCCTCTAGATCTATTGTCTGAGAAAGCATTTAAAGCAATTCCTTCCATCATCGGAGTCAATAACCCCAAGTGTGGCTTCCCGCTGCCTATG AAGGAGGCTCCTGAGATTCTCAGTGGCTCCAACAAGTCCCTTGCCCTCTGTCTGATACAAAACATCCTG CACATCCTGCCCAATTGTTTGCACCTTGTGGCTAGTGAATACTTCCATGACAAGCGCTCCCTGACTGAAATCCGAGACAGTCTTCTGGACTTGCTTAGAGATGTGTTCTTTGTGATCCCTAAGCTGATCACAGCTCGGTATCATAGAGGTGAGTCTCTGAGCACCCCGCTTCAGGACCACAGCCCAGCGAGGTTGATGGCCAAGGAGATCCATGTTGTCTACTGA
- the LOC101136153 gene encoding carboxylesterase 5A-like isoform X3: MLVVIVQYRLGIFGFFTTWDQHAPGNWAFKDQVAALSWVQKNIEFFGGDPSSVTIFGESVGAISVSSLMLSPMAEGLFHKAIMESGVAIILYLKAHDYEKSEDKTKAFTQVVDGAFFPNEPLDLLSEKAFKAIPSIIGVNNPKCGFPLPMKEAPEILSGSNKSLALCLIQNILHILPNCLHLVASEYFHDKRSLTEIRDSLLDLLRDVFFVIPKLITARYHRGESLSTPLQDHSPARLMAKEIHVVY; this comes from the exons ATGCTGGTTGTGATCGTCCAGTACCGGCTGGGAATATTTGGCTTCTTCAC CACATGGGATCAGCATGCTCCCGGGAACTGGGCCTTCAAGGACCAGGTGGCTGCTCTATCCTGGGTCCAGAAGAACATCGAGTTCTTCGGTGGGGACCCCAGCTCTGTGACCATCTTTGGCGAGTCCGTGGGAGCCATAAGTGTTTCCAGCCTT ATGCTGTCTCCCATGGCCGAAGGCTTATTCCACAAAGCCATCATGGAGAGTGGGGTGGCCATCATCCTTTACCTGAAGGCCCATGATTATGAGAAGAGTGAGGAC AAAACAAAGGCTTTCACTCAAGTGGTTGATGGTGCTTTCTTTCCTAATGAGCCTCTAGATCTATTGTCTGAGAAAGCATTTAAAGCAATTCCTTCCATCATCGGAGTCAATAACCCCAAGTGTGGCTTCCCGCTGCCTATG AAGGAGGCTCCTGAGATTCTCAGTGGCTCCAACAAGTCCCTTGCCCTCTGTCTGATACAAAACATCCTG CACATCCTGCCCAATTGTTTGCACCTTGTGGCTAGTGAATACTTCCATGACAAGCGCTCCCTGACTGAAATCCGAGACAGTCTTCTGGACTTGCTTAGAGATGTGTTCTTTGTGATCCCTAAGCTGATCACAGCTCGGTATCATAGAGGTGAGTCTCTGAGCACCCCGCTTCAGGACCACAGCCCAGCGAGGTTGATGGCCAAGGAGATCCATGTTGTCTACTGA
- the LOC101136153 gene encoding carboxylesterase 5A-like isoform X2: MGPDLGARRALIRQWGRIHAPGPSPPAPWCSSRHRPRCLSLPVLLWFPGGAFETGSASIFDGSSLAAYEDMLVVIVQYRLGIFGFFTTWDQHAPGNWAFKDQVAALSWVQKNIEFFGGDPSSVTIFGESVGAISVSSLMLSPMAEGLFHKAIMESGVAIILYLKAHDYEKSEDKTKAFTQVVDGAFFPNEPLDLLSEKAFKAIPSIIGVNNPKCGFPLPMHILPNCLHLVASEYFHDKRSLTEIRDSLLDLLRDVFFVIPKLITARYHRGESLSTPLQDHSPARLMAKEIHVVY, encoded by the exons ATGGGACCGGATTTGGGTGCCCGAAGAGCACTCATCCGACAGTGGGGCCGGATTCACGCCCCGGGCCCGTCCCCTCCTGCTCCCTGGTGCTCCTCACGCCATCGGCCCCGCTGCCTCTCACTGCCC GTTTTGCTGTGGTTTCCAGGCGGTGCCTTCGAGACTGGCTCAGCCTCCATCTTCGATGGGTCCTCCCTGGCTGCCTATGAGGACATGCTGGTTGTGATCGTCCAGTACCGGCTGGGAATATTTGGCTTCTTCAC CACATGGGATCAGCATGCTCCCGGGAACTGGGCCTTCAAGGACCAGGTGGCTGCTCTATCCTGGGTCCAGAAGAACATCGAGTTCTTCGGTGGGGACCCCAGCTCTGTGACCATCTTTGGCGAGTCCGTGGGAGCCATAAGTGTTTCCAGCCTT ATGCTGTCTCCCATGGCCGAAGGCTTATTCCACAAAGCCATCATGGAGAGTGGGGTGGCCATCATCCTTTACCTGAAGGCCCATGATTATGAGAAGAGTGAGGAC AAAACAAAGGCTTTCACTCAAGTGGTTGATGGTGCTTTCTTTCCTAATGAGCCTCTAGATCTATTGTCTGAGAAAGCATTTAAAGCAATTCCTTCCATCATCGGAGTCAATAACCCCAAGTGTGGCTTCCCGCTGCCTATG CACATCCTGCCCAATTGTTTGCACCTTGTGGCTAGTGAATACTTCCATGACAAGCGCTCCCTGACTGAAATCCGAGACAGTCTTCTGGACTTGCTTAGAGATGTGTTCTTTGTGATCCCTAAGCTGATCACAGCTCGGTATCATAGAGGTGAGTCTCTGAGCACCCCGCTTCAGGACCACAGCCCAGCGAGGTTGATGGCCAAGGAGATCCATGTTGTCTACTGA